The genome window GAGTCTGCATCACGGGATATACTTTCGCTCAGCAGATTTGCATCCTGTATTCCAATTGCCACAAAAGGAATTTTAGCCACCGTTGAATCATACCGGATCATGCCGACATGCGGAGTATTATCATTTCTTGTCGTGATTGAGCGAAGTATAGCCCCGACCGCACCGTATTTTGCTGCTTCGATTGCTCCTGTTGAACGGAACCGGACTGCTTTACCGTAACCCGCGAAGGTATTTACAAGACTATGATCAAAATGGACATTATAAAATACAATTTTACCCTTCACCTCGGCCGCTCTTGCCTGAAGTTCTTCATAACTTGAAACTTCAATAACCTCCGCGCTGATGCCGTTTTTCGGCGTAGCAATACTTCCACCCAATGCGGCGATACGCAGTTTCTGTTTCTTTTTACCTTTTGTTAAAAGAAAAGCTTCTTCTACAGTACCTCTCACCCAGTGGGGCACCATAGTCTTTTGAAGCCAGACAGTATCAAGCCCCATCTGCTCCATTTTTTGTTTTGCAAACATAATAGCCTTTATGGACTCGTCAGAGCCGCTCAGACGCGGACCAATTTTGCAGATTTCCTCAAGCAGTTTATAACCGGTTAATTCGGTTAAGGCAAGAGAAATTACGGAATCTGCAAGAGATTTGGTTATTTTAACGGGTGCCTGAGGTTGTTCGCTAAATCCTGACTTGCCCAAAATGAGGCAAAGCATGAGCATGAGAGATGTAAATTTCATCTGGTTGATTATATTGAGCTTATTCTTAAATAGTGAAAATGAAGTAGGATGCAAAATAGCAATGCTGATCTTTTTATAAAAGAACTGGGATTAATTCCTCATCCGGAAGGGGGATATTTCAGGGAGGTTTACCGCTCTGTGGACAGTTTTATTCCGGAGAACACCGGGACGGAGAGAAATTACATGACTTCCATCTATTTTCTGTTAAAATCCGGGCAGTTCTCAGCATTTCACCGGCTGAAGAGTGATGAACTCTGGTACTTTCATGAGGGGGCTGCTGTCACAATTTTTATTATTAGCCCTTCAGGAAAACTCGAACAGTATATTTTGGGAAGAAATATTGCAAATGGCGAGAAGTTGCAGGTGATTTTCAATAAGGGGGATTGGTTTGCTGCAACACCGGCTGTCAGTGAGGGATTTTCACTGTTTGGATGTGCGGTAGCCCCGGGTTTTCATTTTGATGATTTTGAACTGGCACACAGGGAGAATCTCATAAAAGAATTTCCTCAGCATACTGAAATTATCAGGAAATTCTCTCTGGACTAATTCAGACGACTATATCTCTTCTGTAGGCCCGTAATCCTGCAATGATACCCGCGGCTGATAATGTTACAGAGACAAAGAGGAATATGCCTGTGGTGTTGAAAATTACCGATTGGTTAAAAATCCCTCCCCCTGGTCCCTGAGTCTGAAAATAATGCCGGATGTTAGGCGCGAGCAGAAGAAGTTCAAGCATAATATATCCCATTGAAATCAGAAAAGAAATTGATGCGCCGGAGGAAGAAGAAATGCGGATAGGATTCTTTTCCTTAAACTGAGGGAACAGGCCCCCCATTCCAAAGTTTATGGCTGCAACAGTAAATGCGGTAATTATGGTAGCTGCAAGGGAAAAATAGTATAATTCTCCTTCAAATCTTCTGTTTGCAAAATGGGTCAGAGCCAGACTTAGAAGCAATATACCTGTTATGAGTACCGCAAACTTGGAGCCGGCATATCTGTATATATTAACCGGAGCAGACCGGAGCCGCCACAACGTTTCACCTTCAAGACTTAAATGGGGAAAAATAAACCGCAGTGCCAGAGTCACAATCATAAACTGAATGAAAAGCAAGAATACCAGATAGACAGTCGTCTGAGTTCCGGGATCATAACTGAGAAACATTCTGAATGGCCGTCCGCCAATGCTTCCGGTAAAAAGTATGATTAAAAAAATTAGCAATGCAAGATGAAGAACCTGCACCGGCTCCCGCAGGAAAAGCAGATATTCCTTTCTGAACAGACTTCCGGTTTTCGGCGAAGTATATGAGTCAGCCGGCTTCCAGACCGGAATACTCACCGTTGTATTCTTCTTTCCCGCAGATAGTTCTGCCACGGTCTGATAACTGCGGTAAAAATACTTTTCTGCAATTAAAATGAGAGCGATAAAAAACGCGGCGGTAAGCGAAATAACTATCACAATATATGAGGCGGCAAGATTATGAAGATCCCGCTGAATCCAGTAGAGTGCATCTGCGACCCAGATACCAGGGAAAATCTTAATATACGCGGAATCAAGCGCAGTGAGGTATAAACTCAGCCGCGCCTCAATATATGATGCCTGAGCAACAAGTTCCACCGGATCATTCAATTTGAAAAAGAGAGCGGTAACGGCTATATATCCGGCTGCAATAATACCGATGGTTATTTTAGGACCAATTGCTTCTGCAATCCTTACGATAAGGAAGAGAATCAGAACTCCAAGAATACCCGCAAGAAGCAGAAAGGGGAGTATCAATCCTCCCAGGACTGTTATATAAAATCCGAACGACTGTTTAAAATAATTTCCATAAGCAAGCAGTGCTGCGCAGATTATCAAAAACAGCGTGCCGGAAGAATAGAAGAAATTGTCAATAAATTTGATTAAGAATACATGCCTAAAGGATACCGGCTTGGAGAGCAGAAAATTTACTTCCCTTGAGCGGTAAAAGGTAGCAAAGCCCACCAGAATATTCCCGGCACTTACCGTAAGGAAAACCATGAACAGTATGATTGCAGCAAAACGGTGAAAAAAGAAGAGACCAATCCTGTAATCCTCAAGAAGCAGTATTATTACCTTCTCCGTAAAAAGATACATGCCTGATGCAAAACCAGCATAAACGGCAAGAAGAGCTATATTTTTAAGAATTTCCGCGGGGGTAAAATCAGTTTTGCTGACTCTTATGTTAGAGAGAAATTTATAAAAGAAAAGATGACGAAAAATATTCATTTAACCAGTTCGAGGAAGAACTCTTCAAGTGAAAGAAAATTCTTCTCCTGAAAATCTCTGAATGCTTCACGGGGACCATCAAAGATCAATTTTCCGTCTTTAAGAATTCCTATTCTTGTGCAGACTTCTTCAGCGATATTCAGACTATGGGTTGTCATAAGAACTGATGAACCATTTTCTACCAGGGACTGAAAGGTTTCTTTCACAAGTTTTGCACTTTGCGGATCCAGCCCTACCATTGGTTCGTCAACCAGAACAAGTCCCGGATTATGAAGAATTGAAGATGCAATTGAAATTCTTTGTTTCATCCCCTGCGAATAGGTTTCAGTGCGTCGGTCGATCCAGCTGCCTATCCTGAGAGTTTCCGTTATACGCTCAATGCGATCCTGCAATTCATGATGGGGGATATTGAAAAGACCGCCTGAAAAAAAGAGGAACTCACGGCCAGTAAGTTTTTCATATAAAAAGGGCTGATCGGGTATATATCCGAGCCGGTATTTGGCTGCATCGGGTTTTGAATCGAGGTCATGTCCGTCAATAAAAATCTTTCCGGCAGTTGGACGGAGCAGGCCGGAAATCAGTTTAATGGTGGTTGTTTTGCCTGCACCGTTAGGGCCGAGAAAGCCAAAAAACTCACCCGGATTAATCTGCAGATTCAGTTTGTCCAGTGCTGTAAAATTACCGTAACTTTTGTTCAGATTTTGTAGTGTAAGCATAAAAACTTAACAGAAGATAACGGGAGAGGGTTCCGGCAGAAATTTTATCCCTCTATAACCCTTACATCTTCAGATGTAATGGTTATGAGGTCCTGATCGGTAAGGTTAGACACGGTAAGAATCCGTTCCTCCTGATTGCTTATCGCTTTATAGAGAACATTCCTGACGGTTCGCGCGTTGCCAAAGTTCTTATCCCTTGCGTTATACAGCATAGTGAAATAAACCAGCAGAGAGCGGGAGGCTCCTTCATCAAGTTTATATCCGCTCTTAACGGCGATGGAGGTTGCAATATTCAGCATTTGTTTTGGATCGTAATCTTCAAACTCGAAGAAATTAGTGAAACGGCTTCTCATGCCGGGATTGGCATCCAGGAACTCCTGCATTTCATTTGTGTATCCAGCAACAATGACAACCAGCGAATCCTTAAAATCTTCCATTCTCTTCAGGAGTGTATCAATTGCTTCCTGACCAAAGTCATTTCCGCCGCGGGCCAGGGTATAGGCTTCATCAATGAAGAGTGTGCCTCCAAGGGCTTTCTGAATTACTTCTTCGGTTTTTGCTGATGTCTGGCCCTGATAACCGGCAACTAACGCGGCCCGGTCAACTTCCACAAGATGCCCTTTCTCAAGAAGCCCCATTTCCTTATATACCTTGCTGAGAAGACGTGCTACAGTAGTTTTACCGGTGCCCGGATTACCAAGAAATGCCGCATGCAGATTTTTCCGTAATACGGTAAGTCCGCGGGCCTCCCGCATTTTTGCGACTTTAAGGCCTGAAATAAGTTTGTCAACTGATTTCTTAACGGAGTCTAGGCCGGTCAGTTCATTCAGTTCCGCGAGATGTTTTTCCAGCAGTTCTTTATTGCCTTCTACAGCAACAACTTTTTTCTCTTCGGGTTTGTTTTTACCTATACCTGATATATCTGCCGGAAGAACAACGCTGGTATTTTCAGGTGTGCGCTCATCCTTTGGTATATCTGCAACTCTGAGCAAATGATTTCTTGCTGTAGAATCAACCAGATTTCTTACCAGCCGTGCATTACCGAAATTTTTATCACGCTGGCGGTAGAGTTCATTAAAATGAATCTTAACGGCTTCTTCAGCTTCCGGACTCATGGTGAGCCCCTTGCTCTTAAAAATGCTGCGGGCTATTTCCATAAGTTCATCAGGAGCATAATCCTCAAAGAGAATCTGCTTGGTAAATCTTGACTGCAGTCCGGGATTGCTGTCCAGGAACTTTCGCATATCATCGGTATATCCGGCTGCAATACAGATAAACTTGCCTCTGTCATCTTCCATTCTTTTGAGCAGAGTATCAATTGCTTCTTTGCCAAAATCATTTTCGCCGCCTTTAACCAGTGTATATGCCTCATCTATAAAAAGTGTTCCTCCCATAGACTGGTTAATAAGTTCAGTAGTTTTTTCTGCGGTTTTACCTACGTAGGAAGCTACAAGCTGCTGTCGGTCTGCTTCAATGAGATGCCCTTTAGGGAGAAGACCCAACGCCGAGAATATCTGGCTCACGATTCTTGCAACGGTGGTTTTACCGGTACCAGGATTTCCGAGGAAGAGAATGTGATCGGCAAATCTGCTTTGTATACTTTCTCCCTGCTCCACATAATAGCGCGCAAGTTTTACCAGCTCATTAATCTCTTTCTTCACAGTGGGGAGCCCTGTAAGTCCGTTAAGCTGCGCAAGGTATTTAGTGAGATTTTCCTCATCAACTCCTGCCTTCACTTCTGTTTTAGCAGTGTGTTTCAGGATTTCAGCAATATCTTCCTCTTTGATGGTAGTCAGCGCGCTCTTATCTCTCAGCTTTTCAGGGAGTTTTAAGTACCGTTTACTGAGTGCCATTTTAGCGTCATTAAAGCTGTTCCGCACAAGACGTGCGTTACCAAAAGTTTTATCCCGTTTTCTGTAGAGATTGGTAAAATGTTTTTTCAAAAGATCAACGGCGCCCAGTTCAACCGAATATTCTTCTTTTTCAGCCATGATCTTAAATATTTCGATCAGTTCGTCCGGATTGTAATCTTCAAAATCAAAGAAATGAGTGAACCGGGATTTCATTCCGGGGTTTGATGAAAGGAAGTCATTCATTTCATCCGGATAACCGGCTGCAATTACCGCAAACTGGCCGGCTTTGTCTTCCATCTTTTTCAGGAGTGTATCAATTGCCTCCTGGCCGAAATCCTGTCCGCTGCCTCCTTTTTTGACGAGTGTATATGCTTCGTCAATAAAGAGCAGCCCGCCCATTGAGTCTTCAATAATTTTTTCTGTTTTCTGTGCTGTTTCACCTATATACTGACCAACCAGTGCACCACGGTCTACTTCAATTATGTGTCCTTTTTCAAGAATGCCCATCGCCTTAAAGATTTTGCCAAGCACTCTTGCAATTGTTGTTTTACCGGTTCCGGGGTTACCGAGGAATACCGAGTTGACAGATAAATTACCTGCAGTTTTAAGTCCGGATTTTTTTCTCTCCCTGATAAATTCAAGATAGTCAACAAAGTCACGCATTGACTGCTTAACGGATTTTAAACCGGTAAAGCTGTCCAACTGAGCAAGCAGATCAACCAGTGATTCTTCGCCTTCCGGAACGGCAGGGGAGTCTTTTGGCTTTTCACCGGTCTTATGAACCGAGGCTTTCTTAGCAAGTTCTGCCTCAATCTGGTTAACGTCTATTTCTTCCGTATTTGGTATATCACTGATACCAACAAGGAACCAGCGCTCACATACTTTCTGATCATGAAGATATATCTCGACACGTGCCTGACCTCTCTGCCAGTATCCGGGGGAATCTGTTCCCCAGCTCTCAACAAAGACGATATTTTTCCATTCTCTGTCAACTGCTACTTCAAAGTCATGATGTCCTGCTTCTTCATTGCCCATGTACCAGACCGCGGTGCCGTTTAGCACAGCGTCTTTTACATTATAATAGGGGTTCAGGATAATCACTTCAACGCCTATATATTGAGCACGGTTTTCCGCGAACTGAAGCATATAAATACGCTCACCGGTTTGCAGATCTCTGCTCATATCAAACATTTTAGCATAAAGGGCAGTGACAATTGCCGAGTCACCCCGTTCGAAATCTGTACGTTTCTTTAGAGTAAGAATAGAACTTTTGCCTGAGCGCATATCCTGAGCAGATGCAGCGGGCGCTGAATCATTGTCAAGTTTTCTCAGATCAATGATCTTAAGGTTGCGGTGCTCTTCACGAACGGTCTTGAAATCATCCTTTGTCTCCTCTGAAAGACTAAGTGATTTCACATTATCACTTTTCGGAGCCGCTGGTTCTGTTTCGGTAGTCTCCTTAGCAGCCTGGCGGTTTTCGAGGTTAAGCAGTTTGTTATATATTGCCGTGAATTTTTCCTCTCCCTCAAATTCATCCTTATAACTTTGTGCTTTAAGG of Ignavibacteriales bacterium contains these proteins:
- a CDS encoding M20/M25/M40 family metallo-hydrolase, translating into MLMLCLILGKSGFSEQPQAPVKITKSLADSVISLALTELTGYKLLEEICKIGPRLSGSDESIKAIMFAKQKMEQMGLDTVWLQKTMVPHWVRGTVEEAFLLTKGKKKQKLRIAALGGSIATPKNGISAEVIEVSSYEELQARAAEVKGKIVFYNVHFDHSLVNTFAGYGKAVRFRSTGAIEAAKYGAVGAILRSITTRNDNTPHVGMIRYDSTVAKIPFVAIGIQDANLLSESISRDADSKIHLRLNCETRSDIESYNLIGEIKGRVFPEEVVIVSGHYDSWDQGDGAHDDAAGCAQSLEALYIVKKLQIRPMRTLRCIFYMNEENGVRGAKTYADYAHSASEKHYAAIESDRGAFTPRGFSVDADSATIAYMQKWLPLLNRTGIEWIRKGGSGVDISFLKNTRALIGYVPDDQRYFDYHHSANDVFKEVNPREFALGSAAITILTLLLSEEGFE
- a CDS encoding cupin domain-containing protein, whose amino-acid sequence is MQNSNADLFIKELGLIPHPEGGYFREVYRSVDSFIPENTGTERNYMTSIYFLLKSGQFSAFHRLKSDELWYFHEGAAVTIFIISPSGKLEQYILGRNIANGEKLQVIFNKGDWFAATPAVSEGFSLFGCAVAPGFHFDDFELAHRENLIKEFPQHTEIIRKFSLD
- a CDS encoding ABC transporter ATP-binding protein, encoding MLTLQNLNKSYGNFTALDKLNLQINPGEFFGFLGPNGAGKTTTIKLISGLLRPTAGKIFIDGHDLDSKPDAAKYRLGYIPDQPFLYEKLTGREFLFFSGGLFNIPHHELQDRIERITETLRIGSWIDRRTETYSQGMKQRISIASSILHNPGLVLVDEPMVGLDPQSAKLVKETFQSLVENGSSVLMTTHSLNIAEEVCTRIGILKDGKLIFDGPREAFRDFQEKNFLSLEEFFLELVK
- a CDS encoding AAA family ATPase encodes the protein MQDRTRMLTSEETEELLKESFEHLTEGRFRIALQTAQRVFDARPGDFRAAICLAWAHLENNEPNLALENADIAVNLGGEYPQTRLYRGFILMRIGIFQGAIADLDVVIAKGAQPLAWAHHLKAKALAGMGKYPEALEEFELAIKEDKGNNKFYPKLREWFRNAANGGAAAQPQRTTFLNKLVKKENEGPDTQLMDEALEAFKMKEYWYCGWAIRKILQDQSLVTIHKKAKLLELETMIALFQLRPAILKAQSYKDEFEGEEKFTAIYNKLLNLENRQAAKETTETEPAAPKSDNVKSLSLSEETKDDFKTVREEHRNLKIIDLRKLDNDSAPAASAQDMRSGKSSILTLKKRTDFERGDSAIVTALYAKMFDMSRDLQTGERIYMLQFAENRAQYIGVEVIILNPYYNVKDAVLNGTAVWYMGNEEAGHHDFEVAVDREWKNIVFVESWGTDSPGYWQRGQARVEIYLHDQKVCERWFLVGISDIPNTEEIDVNQIEAELAKKASVHKTGEKPKDSPAVPEGEESLVDLLAQLDSFTGLKSVKQSMRDFVDYLEFIRERKKSGLKTAGNLSVNSVFLGNPGTGKTTIARVLGKIFKAMGILEKGHIIEVDRGALVGQYIGETAQKTEKIIEDSMGGLLFIDEAYTLVKKGGSGQDFGQEAIDTLLKKMEDKAGQFAVIAAGYPDEMNDFLSSNPGMKSRFTHFFDFEDYNPDELIEIFKIMAEKEEYSVELGAVDLLKKHFTNLYRKRDKTFGNARLVRNSFNDAKMALSKRYLKLPEKLRDKSALTTIKEEDIAEILKHTAKTEVKAGVDEENLTKYLAQLNGLTGLPTVKKEINELVKLARYYVEQGESIQSRFADHILFLGNPGTGKTTVARIVSQIFSALGLLPKGHLIEADRQQLVASYVGKTAEKTTELINQSMGGTLFIDEAYTLVKGGENDFGKEAIDTLLKRMEDDRGKFICIAAGYTDDMRKFLDSNPGLQSRFTKQILFEDYAPDELMEIARSIFKSKGLTMSPEAEEAVKIHFNELYRQRDKNFGNARLVRNLVDSTARNHLLRVADIPKDERTPENTSVVLPADISGIGKNKPEEKKVVAVEGNKELLEKHLAELNELTGLDSVKKSVDKLISGLKVAKMREARGLTVLRKNLHAAFLGNPGTGKTTVARLLSKVYKEMGLLEKGHLVEVDRAALVAGYQGQTSAKTEEVIQKALGGTLFIDEAYTLARGGNDFGQEAIDTLLKRMEDFKDSLVVIVAGYTNEMQEFLDANPGMRSRFTNFFEFEDYDPKQMLNIATSIAVKSGYKLDEGASRSLLVYFTMLYNARDKNFGNARTVRNVLYKAISNQEERILTVSNLTDQDLITITSEDVRVIEG